A window from Apostichopus japonicus isolate 1M-3 chromosome 2, ASM3797524v1, whole genome shotgun sequence encodes these proteins:
- the LOC139984790 gene encoding receptor-type tyrosine-protein phosphatase epsilon-like isoform X2, producing MEEKDIHVNIQTHQPAIKAAGVTRQGNNWHFETWPDMDVPHQATPLIGLANKVKLYQVTYDGPPLVHCSAGVGRTGTFIGLYSLMDVIQTRLRIDAFGYVEQMRQSRIMMVQTAAQFRFLHECLLEFYLSGDTVISAKDIASFSIHDNREKLVREYSLLAKFDKRLKKANEVLPEEADKSRFPSLLPGKCKTMGRMSCQS from the exons ATGGAGGAGAAGGATATCCACGTGAACATACAGACTCACCAGCCTGCAATAAAGGCA GCAGGTGTAACCAGACAGGGGAACAATTGGCACTTCGAAACATGGCCAGACATGGATGTCCCACATCAGGCTACACCTTTGATCGGACTGGCAAACAAGGTTAAACTGTATCAAGTAACATATGACGGTCCCCCTCTGGTACACTGCAG TGCTGGTGTTGGAAGGACAGGTACGTTCATAGGACTGTACAGCCTGATGGATGTTATCCAGACCAGATTGAGAATCGATGCCTTTGGTTACGTTGAACAGATGAGACAGAGTCGAATTATGATGGTACAAACTGCA GCTCAATTCAGATTTCTACATGAATGTCTCTTGGAATTTTATCTGAGTGGAGATACTGTGATATCAGCAAAagatattgcatcatttagtatCCATGACAACCGGGAGAAACTTGTCAGGGAATATTCT CTTTTAGCGAAATTTGACAAAAGGTTGAAGAAAGCTAATGAAGTTCTTCCAGAAGAGGCAGACAAGTCCAGATTCCCATCATTGTTACCAGGTAAGTGTAAAACAATGGGAAGAATGAGCTGCCAGAGCTAA
- the LOC139984790 gene encoding immunoglobulin-like and fibronectin type III domain-containing protein 1 isoform X1 yields the protein MTLATSGGESSSSDEIYYYVPRLPEYQAAPTVIHVSSDSLTVNWPPWDGVIGTPPVVEYRLFTKESESEDWPSTFITVNASDDQEMYSVMMTPFEPDTEYDFRVTAVRGGPNGDGTPGPVLIRTKTYCRDPGITPTNAYSWGPTGAYKCDLDVILFCETLTTQWDTWTIDRDQGIPPIIAYVLYHKNTSSSQWQRGENVKHNASMETHFYQFENLIECTLYNFSIAVVREGYGGEGYPREHTDSPACNKGSRCNQTGEQLALRNMARHGCPTSGYTFDRTGKQG from the exons ATGACGCTGGCAACAAGTGGAGGTGAAAGTTCTAGCAGTGATGAAATTTACTACTATGTTCCAA GACTTCCAGAGTACCAAGCCGCTCCAACAGTCATTCATGTCAGCTCAGATTCACTAACAGTTAATTGGCCTCCATGGGATGGCGTCATTGGGACTCCTCCGGTGGTTGAATATAGATTATTTACCAAGGAGTCGGAGAGCGAAGACTGGCCGAGTACCTTTATCACAGTTAATGCGAGCGACGACCAAGAAATGTATTCTGTGATGATGACACCATTTGAACCAGACACAGAATATGACTTCAGAGTTACAGCTGTGAGAGGAGGGCCTAATGGAGATGGAACACCGGGTCCAGTCTTAATTAGGACTAAAACATACTGCCGCG ATCCGGGCATCACACCAACTAATGCCTATAGCTGGGGACCAACAGGAGCTTATAAATGTGACTTGGACG TGATTCTCTTCTGTGAAACATTAACTACTCAGTGGGATACGTGGACTATTGACAGAGACCAAGGCATTCCTCCAATCATAGCCTATGTTCTTTACCACAAGAACACGTCATCTAGTCAATGGCAACGTGGTGAAAATGTGAAACACAACGCATCTATGGAAACCCATTTTTATCAATTTGAGAACTTGATCGAATGTACACTCTACAATTTTAGTATTGCAGTTGTAAGAGAAGGCTATGGAGGAGAAGGATATCCACGTGAACATACAGACTCACCAGCCTGCAATAAAGGCA GCAGGTGTAACCAGACAGGGGAACAATTGGCACTTCGAAACATGGCCAGACATGGATGTCCCACATCAGGCTACACCTTTGATCGGACTGGCAAACAAGGTTAA